GCCGCGGTGTGCCGCCCCACCACCATGCCACAGGAGATCGCAGTCTCCTGACGCCCGAGACGGTGTGGAACCGCCTCGCCGACGTCATTGAGCACGAGGCGGCTGTCGAGCGCGAACTCATCACAGCAGAAGCCATATTCGGCGACCTCGGCACCTGAGAGGCCGCTCCCATGCCATCGAGGACGGTCCTGGCCATCGGCACCCGCCAGCCCGGAGATGGACCAGGCCTGCGCCAGGAGCCGCCTGCGCGGCGCCGAGTGCGGCGTGATGTACGCCGAGGCCTTCGTGGCCGTGCAGAAGTGGACGCAGGAGATACTGTAGTCGCCAGGGAGTGCAACCATGCGCATCATTGACCTGACCGGACCGATGTACCACGGCATGTGGACCTATGGCCCGCCCTATCCCCGCGTCGTTGTCGAGGAGATTCCCCAGCCCGAGTTCATCGAGTACCCCACGTACTCGTGGCGCTTCGAGCTGGGCGCGCAGACCGGGACGTACCTGGAGACCTCGCTGCACATGTACCGCGAGGGCCCACGCCTCGTGGACATCCCCGTCGAGTCGCTCTTCATGATCCCCACGGCGGTCATCAAGGTGGACGTGAAGCCGCTCACTCCGATCACCGTGGCGCAGCTTGAGGCCGCCGCGCCGGAGATCAATGAGGGCGAGACGATCCTCGTGGCCACCGGCTGGTCGGATGACCACTGGCACCACTCGGACATGGTCAGCGCCTGCCCACACTTCGAGGGCCCGGCGATGCACTGGATCCTGGACCACAAGCCCTCCATGATGGCCGGGGACATGCCCCGGTTTGATAGCTGGGACGATCCGCAGCACTTCTTCCAGCGCTTCTTTCAGATGGGCACGCTGCTGCTGGCGCCGCTGTTCGGCGTCCGGCAGATCACGGCCGCGCGCGGCAAGCTCGTGGCGCTGCCCATGAAGCTAGACGAGACGTGCGCGGCGCCGTGTCGGGTGCTGTTCATCGAGGAGTAGCCGTAGGAGCGCCAGCTTCCAGCTGGCAAGCCTCTGCCGTAGGAGCGCCAGCTTCCGGCTGGCAAGCCTTCGTCGCCGCCGTACGTGCCGGCTGGAAGCCGGCGCTCCTACGGCCACCACACCGCCCTATGGAGGTGTCTACCACATGCCCCCCAATCACGCCGACGACTGCGCCATGTGCGGCAGCCCCGATCGCCCGCTGCCCACGACGCTGCGCGGCTGGCAGTTGCTCACCAACCCGCGCCTGAACAAGGGGGCCGCCTTCAGCCCCAGGGAGCGCGACGACCTCGGCATCGAGGGGCTGCTGCCACCGCATGTGGCCACCCTCGAGGAGCAACTGGACCGCGTGTACCAGAGCTTCCTCGAGTTTGAGGAGCCACTGGATCGCTACATCTACCTGCGCGCCCTGCAGGACCGCAACGAGACGCTCTTCCATGCGGCGCTGCTGGCCCACCTCGAGGAGTTCATGCCGATCATCTACACCCCGACGGTGGCTGAGGCCGTGCAGCAGTTCTCCCACATCTTCCGCGCCACCCGGGGCATCTACATCAGCCCCGACAACATTGATGAGATGGACGCGATCCTGACCAACGCCCCGTGCGACGATGTCGCCATCATCGTCGCCACCGACAACGAGGGCATTCTGGGCATCGGCGACCAGGGCGTCGGGGGCATGGGCATTCCCATCGGCAAGCTGGCCCTGTACACGGCCGCCGGCGGCATCTGCCCGGCGCGCTGTCTGCCGGTGTGCCTCGATGTGGGCACCGACAACCAGGCGCTGATTGACGACCCGCTCTACCTGGGCTACAGCGCCCCGCGCCTGCCCGACGAGGAGTACTACCCGTTCCTGGACAAGTTCGTCGCGGCCGTCAAGCGGCACTTCCCCGCGGCGATCCTGCAGTGGGAGGACTTCAGTCGCGACCGCGCCTTCGAGGTCCTGCGCCGCTACGTGGACGAGCTGCCGTCCTTCAATGATGACATCCAGGGCACCGCGGCGATGGTCCATGCCGCGACGCTCGGGGCCATGAAGCTGATCGGGCAGGCGGTGCGGGACCAGGTCTTCGTGATCCTCGGAGCCGGAGCGGCCGGCACGGGCATCGCCCGCAAGACCGCCGCCCTGCTCATGAGCGAGGGCCTCGACGAGGACACCGCGTGGAGCCGCATCTACGTGCTCGACAGCAAGGGCCTGGTGCTCAAGAACCGCCCCGGCCTCGATGAGTACAAGGTGCCGCTCGCCTGCGACCCCGAAGAGGTTACGACCTGGCAGCTCGAAGGCGACCGCATCGGCCTGTATGACGTCATCGTCAATGCCCGGCCAACGGTGCTCTACGGGCTGTCCGGCCACCGCGGAACCATCACGGAGCGCGACGTGCGGGCCATGGCCGCGCGATGCGACCGTCCCGTCATCTTCCCCATGTCCAACCCGACGGCCAATGCCGAGGCTGTGCCGTCCGATCTGTTGGCCTGGAGCGACGGCCGCGCCGTCATCGCCACCGGCAGTCCCTTCGCGCCGGTGGAGATGGGCGGGCAGACCTACCGCTTCTCACAGGCCAACAACGTCGCCGTCTTCCCCGGCGTGGGTCTTGGCGCGCTGTTCGCTCAGGCCGGGCTCGTGACCGCCGAGATGCTCTTCGCGGCCGGCGAGGCGCTCCATGCCATCACCGAGCCGTACGATTACGCCGAGGGGCTCATCCTGCCCCCGAACCGTGACCTGCGCGAGATGTCGGCGCACGTCGCGGCGGCGGTCGCCACCAAGGCCTGGGAGCAGGGCGTGGCCCGCGCGCCGCAGCCCGAGGGCGACCTCAAGGAGTTGCTGCGCGAGGCGATGTATGTCCCGCGCTACCGGCCGCTCGTGGCCCAATGAGCGTCCGGCCGGCCACCGGGTGGCGAGGTGAAGCTGAGCTGGGGTGGATGTCGAGGATGAAGGCACGGATGGCGAGGATGACGGCACGGACGCCCCTGTGCTGACCAACACCCCGTTCATCCTCCGCATCCTTGCCGTTATCCTCTCCATCCTCTCCACATCAGCGCCATCGCGCCACTATCCATCGGGAGAACCACATGACCATCGGTCTCATCACCGGCTCGGGGCTCGAGGACTTCGGCCTGGACTCATGCGACACCGTCAGCGCCGGAACTGACTATGGGCGCGTCGAGCTCCAGCGCGGCAGCGCGGGCGAGCGCGAGATCGTGTTACTGCGCCGTCACGGCGCGGCCCACGACATCCCGCCCCACCGGATCAACTACCGCGCCAACCTCCGCGCGCTGCGCGAGGTCGGCTGTCGCCTGATTGTCGCCACCAACGCGGTCGGCTCCCTGCGCGCCACCATGGAGCCGGGGGACCTCGTGCTGCCCGACCAGTTCCTCGACATGACGAAGCTGCGCCCGACGACGTTCTTCGACGGTGAGGACGGCGAGGTCCGCCATGTGGATGTGACCCACCCGTACTGCGAGCGCCTCCGGGCTCAGATACTCCCGATCCTGGAGCGCCACGACCTGCCTGGTCACCCCGCGGGAACGTACATCTGCACCGAGGGCCCACGCTTTGAGACCCCGGCCGAGATCCGCGCGTATGCCCAGTGGGGCGCCGACGTCGTCGGCATGACGGGCGTGCCCGAGGTCGTGCTGGCGCGGGAGCTGGGCATGTGCTATGTCACCGTCTGCCTCGTGACCAACTACGGGGCGGGCATCGGCTCCGGGCCGATCACTTCGGAGGAGATAGCCGACATCGCCGCCCGCCGGCGGACGGCCCTGGACAGCGCCCTGCGCGAGATAGCCCTGACGCTTCAGGACGACGACCACTGCGCCTGCCACCAGTGGTGGTAGCGCGTGGGCGGGTGTGTCCCCACACCCGCAGGCCGGTGCCATTCCTGATTGCGCGCGTGAGGACACGCGCGCCCACGCGACACAGATAGCCGCCATGCCGCGCTCTGCCCATTCACCACCCATCTACGGAGCCAGCCTTGTCCGCTCTTCCCCACCTCTCAGCCTACCTGTTCGACCTGGACGGCACGGTGTACCTGGGCGAGCGGGCGATCCCCGGCGCGCCCGAGGCCATCGCCCGACTGCGGGCCCGCGGGGCAGGGGTGATGTATGTCACGAACAAGCCCCTGTACCCGCCGGAGGAGTATGCCGCCAAGCTCACGCGGCTGGGCCTGCCGACCGTGCCCGAGGAGGTGATCACCTCGGCGAACGTGCTGGCGGATCATGTGGCGCAGGAGCACGTCGGGGCCTCGGTGCTGGTGATCGGGGAGCAGGCCGTGCGCGACGAGATCGCGCGGGCGGGAGCGCGCCTGGCGGACGACTGGCGCAAGGCGGAGGTCCTGGTGGCCTCGTGGGATCGCGACCTGACATACGCCAAGCTCGACGCGGCGCTGCAGGCGCTCCTGCACGGCGCCACGTACCTGGCGACGAACCCCGATGCGGTCTGCCCGGTGGGGCCGGGGGAGTTCGTGCCGGACTGCGGGGCGCTGCTG
This genomic interval from bacterium contains the following:
- a CDS encoding cyclase family protein gives rise to the protein MRIIDLTGPMYHGMWTYGPPYPRVVVEEIPQPEFIEYPTYSWRFELGAQTGTYLETSLHMYREGPRLVDIPVESLFMIPTAVIKVDVKPLTPITVAQLEAAAPEINEGETILVATGWSDDHWHHSDMVSACPHFEGPAMHWILDHKPSMMAGDMPRFDSWDDPQHFFQRFFQMGTLLLAPLFGVRQITAARGKLVALPMKLDETCAAPCRVLFIEE
- a CDS encoding NAD-dependent malic enzyme; the encoded protein is MPPNHADDCAMCGSPDRPLPTTLRGWQLLTNPRLNKGAAFSPRERDDLGIEGLLPPHVATLEEQLDRVYQSFLEFEEPLDRYIYLRALQDRNETLFHAALLAHLEEFMPIIYTPTVAEAVQQFSHIFRATRGIYISPDNIDEMDAILTNAPCDDVAIIVATDNEGILGIGDQGVGGMGIPIGKLALYTAAGGICPARCLPVCLDVGTDNQALIDDPLYLGYSAPRLPDEEYYPFLDKFVAAVKRHFPAAILQWEDFSRDRAFEVLRRYVDELPSFNDDIQGTAAMVHAATLGAMKLIGQAVRDQVFVILGAGAAGTGIARKTAALLMSEGLDEDTAWSRIYVLDSKGLVLKNRPGLDEYKVPLACDPEEVTTWQLEGDRIGLYDVIVNARPTVLYGLSGHRGTITERDVRAMAARCDRPVIFPMSNPTANAEAVPSDLLAWSDGRAVIATGSPFAPVEMGGQTYRFSQANNVAVFPGVGLGALFAQAGLVTAEMLFAAGEALHAITEPYDYAEGLILPPNRDLREMSAHVAAAVATKAWEQGVARAPQPEGDLKELLREAMYVPRYRPLVAQ
- a CDS encoding S-methyl-5'-thioinosine phosphorylase, yielding MTIGLITGSGLEDFGLDSCDTVSAGTDYGRVELQRGSAGEREIVLLRRHGAAHDIPPHRINYRANLRALREVGCRLIVATNAVGSLRATMEPGDLVLPDQFLDMTKLRPTTFFDGEDGEVRHVDVTHPYCERLRAQILPILERHDLPGHPAGTYICTEGPRFETPAEIRAYAQWGADVVGMTGVPEVVLARELGMCYVTVCLVTNYGAGIGSGPITSEEIADIAARRRTALDSALREIALTLQDDDHCACHQWW
- a CDS encoding HAD-IIA family hydrolase; amino-acid sequence: MSALPHLSAYLFDLDGTVYLGERAIPGAPEAIARLRARGAGVMYVTNKPLYPPEEYAAKLTRLGLPTVPEEVITSANVLADHVAQEHVGASVLVIGEQAVRDEIARAGARLADDWRKAEVLVASWDRDLTYAKLDAALQALLHGATYLATNPDAVCPVGPGEFVPDCGALLAALQAMTGRDPDFLAGKPGPRLALGALRRLGVAPEDAALVGDRLSTDITCGNRAGLVTIAVLTGEATTEAIAAAEGDARPDYVIGSVAELA